A genomic segment from Chitinophagaceae bacterium encodes:
- a CDS encoding DUF4263 domain-containing protein, with the protein MVYSTPRKKQINQSSLSQALKFLSRKITIPANVKIGGELVSTAFKKTIFKEVISNLSDKELHELLFQLYEKRYDILASKIELFKETDTYKLDYINELYQQHLKKHKSHESKWQTFFEDNFNIINPSYKYVIREVDTIIEQIDEEAKSRPIDFIAIDIYNNIELIELKTPSADIISKRKDRNNYCLTHNCTKACTQLEKYLIKIESNKLEVAKLITEKVSKKYGIKKSDLNIFITKPKAKLIIGMIEPLLPNFSRHQDFQLQRHSFKNIEIVTFDEIFNSLDEINKELKRKITRRRSALA; encoded by the coding sequence ATGGTTTATTCAACTCCGAGAAAAAAACAGATAAATCAAAGTTCACTTTCCCAAGCCTTAAAATTTCTGAGTAGAAAAATTACAATTCCTGCCAATGTAAAGATTGGCGGCGAGCTTGTATCAACAGCTTTTAAAAAAACAATATTCAAAGAGGTTATTAGTAATTTATCTGACAAAGAATTACATGAATTGCTATTTCAACTTTATGAGAAGCGTTATGATATTTTGGCTTCCAAAATTGAACTATTTAAAGAGACAGACACTTACAAGTTGGATTATATAAATGAACTTTATCAACAACATCTCAAAAAGCACAAGTCACATGAATCAAAGTGGCAAACATTTTTTGAAGACAATTTCAACATTATTAATCCAAGTTACAAATATGTAATTAGAGAGGTTGATACAATCATTGAACAAATTGACGAAGAAGCTAAAAGCAGACCTATTGATTTTATTGCTATTGATATATACAACAATATTGAGTTGATTGAATTGAAAACTCCAAGTGCGGACATAATTTCAAAGCGAAAAGACCGTAACAATTACTGTTTAACTCATAATTGCACTAAGGCATGTACCCAACTGGAAAAATATCTGATTAAGATTGAAAGCAACAAATTAGAAGTTGCAAAATTAATTACTGAGAAAGTTTCTAAAAAATATGGAATAAAGAAGTCTGATTTAAATATTTTCATAACTAAGCCAAAAGCAAAGCTAATTATCGGAATGATTGAACCTTTGTTACCCAATTTCTCTAGGCATCAGGATTTTCAGTTACAAAGACATAGTTTTAAAAATATTGAGATAGTAACATTTGACGAAATATTTAATAGCTTGGACGAAATCAACAAAGAATTGAAAAGAAAAATCACTCGCCGACGAAGTGCATTAGCCTAA